In the Vespa crabro chromosome 10, iyVesCrab1.2, whole genome shotgun sequence genome, one interval contains:
- the LOC124427458 gene encoding kinesin-associated protein 3 isoform X3, with the protein MDEAKFLKRKVRSGTLDVHPTEKALVINYDVEALILGELGDPMLGDRKECQKIIRLKSLNADTNVALLAKEVMDKCSLIHESKLHEVEQLIYYLQTRRTNESGNDSASQLQRPTSSNSMNIESSESERAIISNVNSYIELLYEEMSDKIKGSSLILQLARVPDNLLELTKNDSLLSALARVLREDWRRSIELSTNIIYIFFCFSMYSQFHNIVLEYRIGSLCMDIINFELSRYDQWKEDMEKCRRHFENTTGLVLFPTTNDTCDRRIKIIDDIWSTDGPLDYEVKRRSVEVNSSVSESDLKKMKDELEKSRKKFKSLTKKQEQLLRVAFYLLLNIAENMDVERKMRKKNIIGMLIKTLDRTNTDLLILVVTFLKKLSIFRENKDIMAEDNVIEKLPRLLQNNNIDLISSTLKLLFNLSFDAKLRARMIRVGMLPKLIKLLSHGDVKSKATILGLLYHASMDDKVKSMFTNTDCIPMVMDMILNLEDEHLKQELIALGVNLATNARNAQLMIENNHLQNLIQKAFRNQDALIMKMIRNISQHDSVKENFVEFVGDFAMAVNQSDSEDFVIEVVGILGNLELSDLDYSQILQRCNLIPWIRNNLVPGKAQDDLVLEVVIFLGTAANDEDCARLLCKADILLSLIELLKEAPGYLIDLMHDKNPAIRKVCDACLDVIAMCDKNWAARIKVEKFRSHNQQWLEMVESIGADAATHLLPDEDDSLSPFLSGELLKHTMLFPSDNSALYNADDGFSLMKNSSGSSENLSRPVSRYRDLDEIGELMARSKSRMSIGTSLEDSYYSNRVKFTDLDNPHVLI; encoded by the exons atggatgaagcaaaatttttgaaaag aaaAGTGAGATCTGGAACATTGGATGTACACCCAACGGAAAAAGCATTAGTAATTAATTACGACGTTGAAGCACTCATTTTAGGAGAACTTGGTGATCCTATGCTTGGAGATCGCAAG gaatgtcaaaaaataattagattaaaaagTTTAAATGCTGATACTAATGTAGCTTTATTGGCAAAAGAAGTTATGGATAAATGTTCTTTGATACACGAATCCAAATTACACGAAGTTGAACAGCtcatttattatcttcaaacACGTAGAACAAATGAGAGtg gaaATGATAGTGCTAGTCAACTACAAAGACCAACATCTTCTAATTCTATGAATATTGAAAGTAGTGAATCAGAACGTGCTATCATCAGTAATGTTAATAgttatatcgaattattatatgaagagatgtcagataaaataaaaggatcaTCATTGATTCTACAATTAGCCCGTGTACCTGACAATCTTTTGGAATTAACTAAGAATG attcatTATTAAGTGCTTTAGCTAGAGTTCTTCGAGAGGATTGGCGACGTAGTATAGAACTTTCAACAAACatcatatatatctttttttgcttctcaATGTATAGCCAGTttcataatattgttcttgAATATAGG ATTGGTTCTCTTTGTAtggatattataaattttgagtTAAGCCGTTATGATCAATGGAAGGAGGACATGGAAAAATGTAGACGTCATTTTGAAAATACCACAGGTTTAGTTCTTTTTCCAACTACAAATGATACATGCGatagaagaattaaaattattgatgaTATTTGGAGTACTGATGGTCCTCTGGATTATGAAGTAAAAAGAAGATCTGTAGAAGTTAATTCTAGTGTCAGTGAAAGTGAtttgaagaagatgaaggatGAACTTGAAAAAAGTCGCaaaaaatttaaaagtttaactaaaaaacaagaacaatTGCTAAGAG tcgctttctatttattattgaatattgcTGAAAACATGgatgttgaaagaaaaatgcgtaaaaaaaatatcattggcATGTTGATCAAAACATTGGACAGAACTAACACTGATTTATTAATTCTGGTTGTTacgtttttaaaaaaattatctatttttcgcGAAAACAAGGATATAATG gCAGAGGATAATGTGATTGAGAAACTACCACGACTTcttcaaaataacaatattgatctTATATCAAGTACATTAAAATTACTCTTCAATTTATCTTTTGACGCAAAGTTAAGAGCAAGAATGATACGAGTTGGTATGTTAccaaaattgataaaattactCAGTCATG gtgATGTCAAAAGCAAAGCTACAATTTTAGGATTGTTGTATCATGCAAGTATGGATGATAAAGTTAAATCTATGTTCACAAATACTGATTGTATTCCaatg GTGATGGATATGATTTTAAATCTTGAAGATGAACATTTGAAACAAGAATTAATAGCACTTGGAGTAAACTTAGCAACAAATGCTAGGAATGCACAGCttatgatagaaaataatcaCTTGCAAAACCTTATACAGAAAGCATTCAGAAATCAAGATGCATTGATCATGaaaatgattagaaatatttctcaaCATGATTCAGTGAAAGAGAATTTTGTT gAATTTGTAGGTGATTTTGCTATGGCAGTAAATCAATCAGATTCTGAGGATTTTGTAATAGAAGTTGTTGGTATTTTAGGAAATCTAGAATTATCTGATTTAGATTATTCCCAAATTCTTCAACGATGTAATTTAATACCTTGGATACGCAATAATTTAGTTCCAG gaAAAGCACAAGATGATTTGGTACTTGAGGTTGTTATATTTTTGGGCACCGCAGCTAATGATGAAGATTGCGCTCGCTTATTATGCAAAGCAGATATACTTCTATCTCTTATCGAATTGCTTAAAG aAGCACCCGGGTATTTAATAGATTTGATGCATGATAAGAATCCAGCAATTAGAAAAGTTTGTGATGCTTGTTTGGACGTTATTGCT atgTGTGACAAGAATTGGGCAGCACgtataaaagtagaaaaattcCGTTCACATAATCAACAATGGTTGGAAATGGTAGAATCTATTGGGGCAGATGCAGCTACACATTTACTACCAGATGAAGATGATAGTCTCTCTCCATTTCTAAGTGGAGAACTTTTAAAACATACCATGTTATTCCCTTCTG ATAACTCGGCATTATACAATGCAGACGATGGATTTTCTTTGATGAAAAATTCATCAGGATCATCTGAAAATCTTAGTCGACCAGTTAGCAG GTATAGAGATCTCGATGAAATAGGTGAACTTATGGCACGTTCGAAATCACGAATGTCTATTGGCACAAGTTTAGAAGATTCATATTACAGCAACAGAGTTAAATTTACTGATCTGGATAATCCTCATGTATTAATATGA
- the LOC124427458 gene encoding kinesin-associated protein 3 isoform X2 yields MDEAKFLKRKVRSGTLDVHPTEKALVINYDVEALILGELGDPMLGDRKECQKIIRLKSLNADTNVALLAKEVMDKCSLIHESKLHEVEQLIYYLQTRRTNESGNDSASQLQRPTSSNSMNIESSESERAIISNVNSYIELLYEEMSDKIKGSSLILQLARVPDNLLELTKNDSLLSALARVLREDWRRSIELSTNIIYIFFCFSMYSQFHNIVLEYRIGSLCMDIINFELSRYDQWKEDMEKCRRHFENTTGLVLFPTTNDTCDRRIKIIDDIWSTDGPLDYEVKRRSVEVNSSVSESDLKKMKDELEKSRKKFKSLTKKQEQLLRVAFYLLLNIAENMDVERKMRKKNIIGMLIKTLDRTNTDLLILVVTFLKKLSIFRENKDIMAEDNVIEKLPRLLQNNNIDLISSTLKLLFNLSFDAKLRARMIRVGMLPKLIKLLSHGDVKSKATILGLLYHASMDDKVKSMFTNTDCIPMVMDMILNLEDEHLKQELIALGVNLATNARNAQLMIENNHLQNLIQKAFRNQDALIMKMIRNISQHDSVKENFVEFVGDFAMAVNQSDSEDFVIEVVGILGNLELSDLDYSQILQRCNLIPWIRNNLVPGKAQDDLVLEVVIFLGTAANDEDCARLLCKADILLSLIELLKAKQEDDEMVLQIIYVFYQISKHDSTRDYLIRETEAPGYLIDLMHDKNPAIRKVCDACLDVIAMCDKNWAARIKVEKFRSHNQQWLEMVESIGADAATHLLPDEDDSLSPFLSGELLKHTMLFPSDNSALYNADDGFSLMKNSSGSSENLSRPVSRYRDLDEIGELMARSKSRMSIGTSLEDSYYSNRVKFTDLDNPHVLI; encoded by the exons atggatgaagcaaaatttttgaaaag aaaAGTGAGATCTGGAACATTGGATGTACACCCAACGGAAAAAGCATTAGTAATTAATTACGACGTTGAAGCACTCATTTTAGGAGAACTTGGTGATCCTATGCTTGGAGATCGCAAG gaatgtcaaaaaataattagattaaaaagTTTAAATGCTGATACTAATGTAGCTTTATTGGCAAAAGAAGTTATGGATAAATGTTCTTTGATACACGAATCCAAATTACACGAAGTTGAACAGCtcatttattatcttcaaacACGTAGAACAAATGAGAGtg gaaATGATAGTGCTAGTCAACTACAAAGACCAACATCTTCTAATTCTATGAATATTGAAAGTAGTGAATCAGAACGTGCTATCATCAGTAATGTTAATAgttatatcgaattattatatgaagagatgtcagataaaataaaaggatcaTCATTGATTCTACAATTAGCCCGTGTACCTGACAATCTTTTGGAATTAACTAAGAATG attcatTATTAAGTGCTTTAGCTAGAGTTCTTCGAGAGGATTGGCGACGTAGTATAGAACTTTCAACAAACatcatatatatctttttttgcttctcaATGTATAGCCAGTttcataatattgttcttgAATATAGG ATTGGTTCTCTTTGTAtggatattataaattttgagtTAAGCCGTTATGATCAATGGAAGGAGGACATGGAAAAATGTAGACGTCATTTTGAAAATACCACAGGTTTAGTTCTTTTTCCAACTACAAATGATACATGCGatagaagaattaaaattattgatgaTATTTGGAGTACTGATGGTCCTCTGGATTATGAAGTAAAAAGAAGATCTGTAGAAGTTAATTCTAGTGTCAGTGAAAGTGAtttgaagaagatgaaggatGAACTTGAAAAAAGTCGCaaaaaatttaaaagtttaactaaaaaacaagaacaatTGCTAAGAG tcgctttctatttattattgaatattgcTGAAAACATGgatgttgaaagaaaaatgcgtaaaaaaaatatcattggcATGTTGATCAAAACATTGGACAGAACTAACACTGATTTATTAATTCTGGTTGTTacgtttttaaaaaaattatctatttttcgcGAAAACAAGGATATAATG gCAGAGGATAATGTGATTGAGAAACTACCACGACTTcttcaaaataacaatattgatctTATATCAAGTACATTAAAATTACTCTTCAATTTATCTTTTGACGCAAAGTTAAGAGCAAGAATGATACGAGTTGGTATGTTAccaaaattgataaaattactCAGTCATG gtgATGTCAAAAGCAAAGCTACAATTTTAGGATTGTTGTATCATGCAAGTATGGATGATAAAGTTAAATCTATGTTCACAAATACTGATTGTATTCCaatg GTGATGGATATGATTTTAAATCTTGAAGATGAACATTTGAAACAAGAATTAATAGCACTTGGAGTAAACTTAGCAACAAATGCTAGGAATGCACAGCttatgatagaaaataatcaCTTGCAAAACCTTATACAGAAAGCATTCAGAAATCAAGATGCATTGATCATGaaaatgattagaaatatttctcaaCATGATTCAGTGAAAGAGAATTTTGTT gAATTTGTAGGTGATTTTGCTATGGCAGTAAATCAATCAGATTCTGAGGATTTTGTAATAGAAGTTGTTGGTATTTTAGGAAATCTAGAATTATCTGATTTAGATTATTCCCAAATTCTTCAACGATGTAATTTAATACCTTGGATACGCAATAATTTAGTTCCAG gaAAAGCACAAGATGATTTGGTACTTGAGGTTGTTATATTTTTGGGCACCGCAGCTAATGATGAAGATTGCGCTCGCTTATTATGCAAAGCAGATATACTTCTATCTCTTATCGAATTGCTTAAAG CAAAGCAAGAGGATGATGAAATGGTTTTGCAAATAATCTatgtattttatcaaatttctaAACATGATTCAACAAGAGATTATTTAATCCGCGAGACTG aAGCACCCGGGTATTTAATAGATTTGATGCATGATAAGAATCCAGCAATTAGAAAAGTTTGTGATGCTTGTTTGGACGTTATTGCT atgTGTGACAAGAATTGGGCAGCACgtataaaagtagaaaaattcCGTTCACATAATCAACAATGGTTGGAAATGGTAGAATCTATTGGGGCAGATGCAGCTACACATTTACTACCAGATGAAGATGATAGTCTCTCTCCATTTCTAAGTGGAGAACTTTTAAAACATACCATGTTATTCCCTTCTG ATAACTCGGCATTATACAATGCAGACGATGGATTTTCTTTGATGAAAAATTCATCAGGATCATCTGAAAATCTTAGTCGACCAGTTAGCAG GTATAGAGATCTCGATGAAATAGGTGAACTTATGGCACGTTCGAAATCACGAATGTCTATTGGCACAAGTTTAGAAGATTCATATTACAGCAACAGAGTTAAATTTACTGATCTGGATAATCCTCATGTATTAATATGA
- the LOC124427458 gene encoding kinesin-associated protein 3 isoform X1, which translates to MDEAKFLKRKVRSGTLDVHPTEKALVINYDVEALILGELGDPMLGDRKECQKIIRLKSLNADTNVALLAKEVMDKCSLIHESKLHEVEQLIYYLQTRRTNESGNDSASQLQRPTSSNSMNIESSESERAIISNVNSYIELLYEEMSDKIKGSSLILQLARVPDNLLELTKNDSLLSALARVLREDWRRSIELSTNIIYIFFCFSMYSQFHNIVLEYRIGSLCMDIINFELSRYDQWKEDMEKCRRHFENTTGLVLFPTTNDTCDRRIKIIDDIWSTDGPLDYEVKRRSVEVNSSVSESDLKKMKDELEKSRKKFKSLTKKQEQLLRVAFYLLLNIAENMDVERKMRKKNIIGMLIKTLDRTNTDLLILVVTFLKKLSIFRENKDIMAEDNVIEKLPRLLQNNNIDLISSTLKLLFNLSFDAKLRARMIRVGMLPKLIKLLSHGDVKSKATILGLLYHASMDDKVKSMFTNTDCIPMVMDMILNLEDEHLKQELIALGVNLATNARNAQLMIENNHLQNLIQKAFRNQDALIMKMIRNISQHDSVKENFVEFVGDFAMAVNQSDSEDFVIEVVGILGNLELSDLDYSQILQRCNLIPWIRNNLVPGKAQDDLVLEVVIFLGTAANDEDCARLLCKADILLSLIELLKAKQEDDEMVLQIIYVFYQISKHDSTRDYLIRETGNEAPGYLIDLMHDKNPAIRKVCDACLDVIAMCDKNWAARIKVEKFRSHNQQWLEMVESIGADAATHLLPDEDDSLSPFLSGELLKHTMLFPSDNSALYNADDGFSLMKNSSGSSENLSRPVSRYRDLDEIGELMARSKSRMSIGTSLEDSYYSNRVKFTDLDNPHVLI; encoded by the exons atggatgaagcaaaatttttgaaaag aaaAGTGAGATCTGGAACATTGGATGTACACCCAACGGAAAAAGCATTAGTAATTAATTACGACGTTGAAGCACTCATTTTAGGAGAACTTGGTGATCCTATGCTTGGAGATCGCAAG gaatgtcaaaaaataattagattaaaaagTTTAAATGCTGATACTAATGTAGCTTTATTGGCAAAAGAAGTTATGGATAAATGTTCTTTGATACACGAATCCAAATTACACGAAGTTGAACAGCtcatttattatcttcaaacACGTAGAACAAATGAGAGtg gaaATGATAGTGCTAGTCAACTACAAAGACCAACATCTTCTAATTCTATGAATATTGAAAGTAGTGAATCAGAACGTGCTATCATCAGTAATGTTAATAgttatatcgaattattatatgaagagatgtcagataaaataaaaggatcaTCATTGATTCTACAATTAGCCCGTGTACCTGACAATCTTTTGGAATTAACTAAGAATG attcatTATTAAGTGCTTTAGCTAGAGTTCTTCGAGAGGATTGGCGACGTAGTATAGAACTTTCAACAAACatcatatatatctttttttgcttctcaATGTATAGCCAGTttcataatattgttcttgAATATAGG ATTGGTTCTCTTTGTAtggatattataaattttgagtTAAGCCGTTATGATCAATGGAAGGAGGACATGGAAAAATGTAGACGTCATTTTGAAAATACCACAGGTTTAGTTCTTTTTCCAACTACAAATGATACATGCGatagaagaattaaaattattgatgaTATTTGGAGTACTGATGGTCCTCTGGATTATGAAGTAAAAAGAAGATCTGTAGAAGTTAATTCTAGTGTCAGTGAAAGTGAtttgaagaagatgaaggatGAACTTGAAAAAAGTCGCaaaaaatttaaaagtttaactaaaaaacaagaacaatTGCTAAGAG tcgctttctatttattattgaatattgcTGAAAACATGgatgttgaaagaaaaatgcgtaaaaaaaatatcattggcATGTTGATCAAAACATTGGACAGAACTAACACTGATTTATTAATTCTGGTTGTTacgtttttaaaaaaattatctatttttcgcGAAAACAAGGATATAATG gCAGAGGATAATGTGATTGAGAAACTACCACGACTTcttcaaaataacaatattgatctTATATCAAGTACATTAAAATTACTCTTCAATTTATCTTTTGACGCAAAGTTAAGAGCAAGAATGATACGAGTTGGTATGTTAccaaaattgataaaattactCAGTCATG gtgATGTCAAAAGCAAAGCTACAATTTTAGGATTGTTGTATCATGCAAGTATGGATGATAAAGTTAAATCTATGTTCACAAATACTGATTGTATTCCaatg GTGATGGATATGATTTTAAATCTTGAAGATGAACATTTGAAACAAGAATTAATAGCACTTGGAGTAAACTTAGCAACAAATGCTAGGAATGCACAGCttatgatagaaaataatcaCTTGCAAAACCTTATACAGAAAGCATTCAGAAATCAAGATGCATTGATCATGaaaatgattagaaatatttctcaaCATGATTCAGTGAAAGAGAATTTTGTT gAATTTGTAGGTGATTTTGCTATGGCAGTAAATCAATCAGATTCTGAGGATTTTGTAATAGAAGTTGTTGGTATTTTAGGAAATCTAGAATTATCTGATTTAGATTATTCCCAAATTCTTCAACGATGTAATTTAATACCTTGGATACGCAATAATTTAGTTCCAG gaAAAGCACAAGATGATTTGGTACTTGAGGTTGTTATATTTTTGGGCACCGCAGCTAATGATGAAGATTGCGCTCGCTTATTATGCAAAGCAGATATACTTCTATCTCTTATCGAATTGCTTAAAG CAAAGCAAGAGGATGATGAAATGGTTTTGCAAATAATCTatgtattttatcaaatttctaAACATGATTCAACAAGAGATTATTTAATCCGCGAGACTGGTAATG aAGCACCCGGGTATTTAATAGATTTGATGCATGATAAGAATCCAGCAATTAGAAAAGTTTGTGATGCTTGTTTGGACGTTATTGCT atgTGTGACAAGAATTGGGCAGCACgtataaaagtagaaaaattcCGTTCACATAATCAACAATGGTTGGAAATGGTAGAATCTATTGGGGCAGATGCAGCTACACATTTACTACCAGATGAAGATGATAGTCTCTCTCCATTTCTAAGTGGAGAACTTTTAAAACATACCATGTTATTCCCTTCTG ATAACTCGGCATTATACAATGCAGACGATGGATTTTCTTTGATGAAAAATTCATCAGGATCATCTGAAAATCTTAGTCGACCAGTTAGCAG GTATAGAGATCTCGATGAAATAGGTGAACTTATGGCACGTTCGAAATCACGAATGTCTATTGGCACAAGTTTAGAAGATTCATATTACAGCAACAGAGTTAAATTTACTGATCTGGATAATCCTCATGTATTAATATGA